The following are from one region of the Sandaracinus amylolyticus genome:
- a CDS encoding serine/threonine protein kinase encodes MLHALPALSSGASARVGKYRVLGKLGEGGMAEVFLATADHTPGFHKLLVLKLLRESLAEDPHAVTMFLDEARLAARLNHRNVVQTYEVGRAGTRYAIVMEYLEGASWGRLRRLAERDERKLPLAAGLHVLSEALTGLHYAHELPDYDGSSLDLVHRDFTPNNVFLTLDGQVKVLDFGIAKTRANVSETRTGVFKGTVRYMAPEALLAEKVDRRADIYMAGAMLWEVLAGQRMWAGKEDAAIMHSTIAGSVPPPTRFDQKVPRALEAVALKALEKEPDQRYASALAMRDALRRAMDESGIAYGTDQLAAVVDEHAGESCRGLREQVARELASGDIALGDRTSPSVASLEAPAPTTIGTGTGSITPPPSSPSRAPRAMGAVAIGVVAALAVWAVMASREPDPAPAAVLPVAQSVPSAPGAMPARITVRIAAEPLDARIEIDGRTVEGNPVELQTERDEATHVVRARAPGHEPQTIEVRFDRDVHAALTLTRTPVRSASSRPAASSRRRAASAPAPAPVATTAAPEPAPAPARPAAPPEPAADDHDFDRTLARRARAPRPIDTEDPFAD; translated from the coding sequence ATGTTGCACGCGCTCCCAGCCCTCTCGAGCGGCGCGTCTGCCCGCGTGGGCAAGTATCGCGTGCTCGGAAAGCTGGGCGAGGGCGGGATGGCGGAGGTCTTCCTCGCGACCGCCGATCACACGCCGGGCTTCCACAAGCTGCTCGTGCTGAAGCTCCTGCGCGAGTCGCTCGCCGAAGACCCGCACGCCGTCACGATGTTCCTCGACGAGGCGCGGCTCGCAGCGCGCCTCAACCACCGCAACGTCGTGCAGACCTACGAGGTCGGTCGCGCCGGCACGCGCTACGCGATCGTCATGGAGTATCTCGAGGGCGCCTCGTGGGGGCGCCTTCGCCGGCTCGCCGAGCGCGACGAGCGCAAGCTCCCGCTCGCCGCCGGGCTGCACGTGCTGAGCGAGGCGCTCACCGGGCTGCACTACGCGCACGAGCTGCCCGACTACGACGGCAGCTCGCTCGATCTCGTCCATCGCGACTTCACGCCGAACAACGTCTTCCTGACGCTCGACGGCCAGGTGAAGGTGCTCGACTTCGGCATCGCGAAGACGCGCGCCAACGTCTCCGAGACGCGCACCGGCGTGTTCAAGGGAACCGTGCGCTACATGGCGCCCGAGGCCCTGCTCGCCGAGAAGGTCGACCGCCGCGCCGACATCTACATGGCGGGCGCGATGCTCTGGGAAGTGCTCGCCGGACAGCGCATGTGGGCGGGCAAGGAAGACGCCGCGATCATGCACAGCACGATCGCGGGCTCGGTGCCGCCGCCGACGCGCTTCGATCAGAAGGTGCCGCGCGCGCTCGAGGCGGTCGCGCTCAAGGCGCTCGAGAAGGAGCCCGATCAGCGCTACGCGAGCGCGCTCGCGATGCGCGACGCGCTGCGACGCGCGATGGACGAGTCGGGCATCGCGTACGGCACCGATCAGCTCGCTGCGGTGGTCGACGAGCACGCGGGCGAGAGCTGTCGCGGGCTGCGCGAGCAGGTCGCGCGCGAGCTCGCGTCGGGCGACATCGCGCTCGGGGATCGCACTTCGCCGTCGGTCGCGAGCCTCGAGGCGCCCGCGCCGACGACCATCGGCACCGGCACCGGCTCGATCACGCCGCCGCCGAGCTCGCCGAGCCGCGCGCCGCGCGCGATGGGCGCGGTCGCGATCGGCGTCGTCGCCGCGCTCGCGGTGTGGGCCGTGATGGCGTCGCGCGAGCCCGATCCCGCACCCGCCGCGGTGCTGCCCGTCGCGCAGTCGGTGCCGAGCGCGCCCGGCGCGATGCCGGCGCGCATCACGGTGCGCATCGCGGCCGAGCCGCTCGACGCACGCATCGAGATCGACGGGCGCACGGTCGAGGGCAATCCCGTCGAGCTGCAGACCGAGCGCGACGAAGCGACGCACGTGGTGCGTGCGCGCGCGCCGGGCCACGAGCCGCAGACGATCGAGGTGCGCTTCGATCGCGACGTGCACGCCGCGCTCACGCTGACTCGCACCCCGGTGCGCAGCGCATCGTCACGTCCCGCCGCGTCGTCGCGACGTCGCGCCGCGAGCGCACCCGCGCCCGCGCCGGTCGCCACCACCGCGGCGCCCGAGCCCGCACCGGCGCCTGCGCGTCCCGCGGCGCCGCCCGAGCCCGCGGCGGACGATCACGACTTCGATCGCACGCTCGCGCGACGTGCCCGCGCGCCGCGCCCGATCGACACGGAGGATCCGTTTGCCGACTGA